Proteins from a single region of Apium graveolens cultivar Ventura chromosome 7, ASM990537v1, whole genome shotgun sequence:
- the LOC141671413 gene encoding uncharacterized protein LOC141671413 gives MQKNIVKRTQISEKIQVNCKWKLIGICNNPQALVPNQKLLSNVKHVNKHVTGPRRGSTDTPILSKSCRGLQCEIPNEVMPVVTNEKSFSKPTVDDELHKSRALLKAFDILNSNSDLFLKLLRDPNSLLMKHIESQKGLQEKTVSTNLRQENKLPECGSSKAPNKYRKPGHTVRKSLLDIMNDEHECPLKDDEIICTSNSVSLPKPSQKEHGKHKFGKQRDLGSSSMAQIPATTVHMTDNVQSTTVSCSNKRDLEAKKRLSRRLKNVEKRENLSRKESPRTLKRILSSPKHDCVVSSCPKMETELHMSSFSTSAFQLFTEDNSLQPNDKDVSAKQNYMRPNEALKTLKSNGKILETGLLTEDLSSDACQKNWKVNNTIQSVSVNLSETPSKENNAHSTIAEEGNTAKTRQQYQYLKCSTQDVYLENKTITSSAEVPSSNPVSKYKVELQERFDDTEEHLSPVSVLDSLFSEDVTSPSSKINHLAKPQVEPSHANFEEKSIEVDHIDQKLNICSCIRTVLQASELNWKELSENSRSSGQLLNLFSVDRRDLFADFLNDVLLEVSQHNVECITWASFIRPDTQAFSVLGKDVVEEVMKEVQWYLVPSMLPRKLEHIVEKDMEKPQCWSGMRRDTEDIVIQIVDDVLDESIIETIFSLEE, from the exons ATGCAAAAGAATATAGTGAAAAGGACTCAGATAAGTGAGAAGATTCAGGTTAACTGCAAATGGAAACTCATTGGTATTTGTAATAACCCTCAGGCTCTTGTTCCAAATCAGAAGCTGCTTTCCAATGTAAAACATGTGAACAAACATGTCACTG GGCCTCGAAGGGGGAGTACTGATACACCAATTCTCAGTAAAAGTTGCAGAGGCCTTCAA TGCGAAATACCAAATGAAGTTATGCCAGTTGTTACAAACGAGAAAAGCTTTAGCAAACCAACTGTGGATGATGAATTGCACAAGTCTAGGGCGCTTCTGAAAGCATTTGATATTTTGAATTCAAACAGCGATCTCTTCTTAAAACTCCTACGAGATCCGAATTCTCTACTGATGAAACATATCGAGAGCCAAAAAGGTCTGCAAGAGAAGACAGTAAGCACTAATCTCCGTCAGGAAAACAAGCTTCCAGAATGTGGCAGTAGTAAAGCTCCAAATAAGTATCGGAAGCCTGGACATACTGTTCGCAAGTCCTTGCTCGATATAATGAATGATGAACATGAATGTCCATTGAAGGATGATGAAATCATATGTACTTCAAATTCAGTTAGTCTTCCCAAGCCAAGCCAAAAAGAGCATGGAAAACACAAGTTCGGGAAGCAGAGAGATTTAGGATCAAGCAGTATGGCTCAGATACCGGCCACTACTGTGCATATGACTGATAATGTACAGTCGACAACTGTTAGCTGTTCTAACAAAAGAGATTTAGAGGCAAAGAAACGCCTTTCTAGAAGGTTAAAAAATGTAGAGAAGCGTGAGAATTTATCAAGAAAAGAATCCCCAAGAACGTTGAAGAGAATACTGTCTTCGCCAAAACATGACTGTGTGGTCTCTTCTTGTCCGAAAATGGAGACAGAGTTACATATGAGCAGTTTTAGCACAAGTGCCTTCCAGCTGTTCACTGAAGACAACAGTTTGCAGCCTAACGATAAAGATGTTTCAGCAAAGCAGAATTATATGAGACCTAACGAAGCTTTGAAAACCTTAAAATCCAATGGCAAGATTCTGGAAACTGGCCTTTTAACTGAGGATTTGAGCTCTGATG CTTGTcaaaagaattggaaagtgaaTAATACGATACAGTCAGTATCCGTAAATCTTTCAGAAACGCCCTCAAAGGAAAACAATGCTCATTCTACCATTGCTGAAGAAGGAAATACAGCGAAAACACGACAGCAATACCAATATTTGAAATGCTCAACACAG GATGTATATTTGGAGAATAAGACCATAACATCATCAGCAGAAGTACCCTCCTCAAATCCTGTTAGCAAATACAAAGTCGAACTTCAGGAAAGATTTGATGACACAGAGGAACATCTAAGTCCAGTTTCAGTACTAGATTCACTGTTTAGCGAGGATGTCACTAGCCCCAGTAGCAAGATAAACCATCTTG CTAAACCTCAAGTGGAACCTAGTCATGCTAATTTCGAAGAAAAATCCATTGAAGTTGATCACATTGATCAGAAACTCAATATATGTAGCTGCATAAGAACAGTTTTGCAAGCTTCTGAACTAAACTGGAAGGAGCTTTCAGAGAACTCACGCTCATCAGGCCAACTGCTTAACCTTTTTTCAGTTGATAGAAGGGATCTTTTTGCAGATTTTCTAAATGACGTCTTACTGGAGGTAAGCCAACACAATGTGGAATGCATCACATGGGCATCATTTATTAGACCCGACACTCAAGCCTTCTCAGTACTTGGCAAAGATGTGGTTGAAGAGGTAATGAAAGAAGTTCAATGGTATCTTGTTCCATCAATGTTACCACGTAAACTCGAGCACATTGTTGAAAAGGACATGGAAAAACCTCAGTGTTGGAGTGGCATGAGGCGTGATACTGAAGATATtgttattcaaattgtagatGATGTATTAGATGAATCAATAATTGAAACAATTTTTTCCCTTGAAGAGTAA
- the LOC141671414 gene encoding uncharacterized protein LOC141671414 yields MMMTRRALTLISKTCVRFQKQGNNNYKTRCSLALFQFRSLSHFSPNPNYKPNSSYLSKLQQLLLEKSKAGFDNLDDALVLFDKMLKMRPLPNPIDFNQLLAALVKMNEYSVALAQFRRMCVLNIPVSIYTFNIVINCCCHLKQVDFGFALLAGIFKRGFVSNIVTYTTLVRGLVSQDKFTEAENLFKKLLQYKEIEPNAIIFNTIIDGLCKTGNTSAATRLFRYMEKKGCMPDTVSYNMIIDSLSKDRLVDHALSLFGEMSDKGIIPNVRTYNRLIQGLCNFGRWEDIMQLLKDMHSRKISPDVHTYNILVDAHGRDGKVKDADDLINLMIRKCQYPNVVTYSSLIDGYCLRGEVDKALAVLETMRSKGILPNARTYTILINGYCKKLKVDRAIHLLEQMPSEGLTPTIETYNTILHGLFQTGRHVEARMFFKNKMLNQGLQLGIVTCSTLLHGLCLNGFVVEAFSVFHMMENNGLNPDLYIYTILIHGLFKAGKVDEARNLFHNLPLKGLRPNVKTYTVMIRGFCKEGLLEEANDIFMEMKASSCMPDDHTYNTLIRGCFENKKYDQGCVLVDEMVARGFAADAFTTSMVFDLLKSNREDPALLALQKKFLS; encoded by the coding sequence ATGATGATGACGAGAAGGGCTTTAACATTAATTTCAAAGACTTGTGTTCGATTCCAAAAACAAggtaataataattataaaactcGTTGTTCTCTTGCATTGTTTCAGTTTCGTTCACTTTCTCATTTCTCCCCTAACCCTAATTACAAACCCAATTCCTCCTATCTTTCGAAACTTCAACAATTACTGTTAGAGAAATCTAAGGCTGGTTTCGATAATCTCGACGATGCTCTTGTTTTGTTTGATAAAATGCTTAAAATGAGACCTCTGCCTAATCCTATCGACTTTAATCAGCTATTAGCTGCCCTTGTTAAGATGAACGAATACTCAGTAGCGCTCGCGCAATTTAGGCGTATGTGTGTTTTAAACATTCCTGTTAGCATATATACTTTTAATATTGTCATTAACTGTTGTTGTCACTTAAAACAAGTTGATTTTGGGTTTGCATTGTTGGCTGGCATTTTTAAGCGTGGTTTTGTGTCGAATATCGTTACCTACACAACTCTTGTGAGGGGACTCGTTTCCCAGGACAAGTTTACGGAGGCTGAGAATCTGTTCAAGAAGCTTCTTCAGTACAAAGAGATTGAACCAAATGCAATTATCTTTAACACCATTATTGACGGCCTATGCAAAACTGGTAATACTTCTGCCGCTACTAGGTTGTTTCGATACATGGAGAAGAAAGGTTGTATGCCAGACACGGTTTCGTATAATATGATTATTGATAGTTTGTCCAAAGACAGATTAGTCGATCATGCTTTAAGTCTTTTTGGTGAAATGAGTGACAAAGGCATCATACCAAATGTAAGAACCTATAACAGATTAATCCAAGGTCTGTGCAACTTCGGGCGATGGGAAGATATAATGCAACTGTTAAAAGATATGCACAGCAGGAAAATTTCTCCAGATGTGCATACCTATAATATATTAGTTGATGCACATGGCAGAGATGGAAAGGTAAAAGATGCAGACGATCTGATAAATTTAATGATTCGAAAATGTCAATATCCTAATGTAGTCACATATAGTTCACTCATTGATGGTTACTGCTTGCGGGGAGAAGTTGATAAAGCATTAGCAGTGCTCGAAACCATGAGGAGCAAGGGCATTTTACCCAACGCTCGTACCTATACTATATTGATCAATGGTTATTGTAAGAAGCTCAAAGTAGATAGAGCAATACATCTCTTAGAACAGATGCCCAGCGAAGGTTTGACACCTACAATTGAAACTTACAATACTATTCTGCATGGGTTATTTCAGACGGGCAGGCATGTTGAAGCACGAATGTTTTTTAAGAACAAGATGCTAAACCAAGGTCTTCAACTCGGTATAGTGACATGTAGTACCTTGCTGCATGGACTTTGCCTGAATGGTTTTGTTGTTGAAGCATTCTCCGTGTTTCACATGATGGAAAACAATGGTTTAAATCCTGATCTATATATCTATACTATCCTAATTCACGGATTGTTTAAGGCAGGCAAAGTTGACGAGGCGAGAAATCTTTTTCATAATCTTCCTTTAAAGGGTTTACGGCCTAATGTGAAAACTTACACAGTTATGATTAGAGGATTTTGTAAGGAAGGGTTACTGGAAGAAGCAAATGATATATTTATGGAAATGAAAGCTAGTAGTTGCATGCCAGATGATCATACTTACAACACACTTATCCGCGGCTGCTTTGAGAATAAGAAATATGACCAAGGATGCGTGCTTGTAGATGAGATGGTTGCTCGTGGTTTCGCAGCGGATGCATTTACCACCTCCATGGTATTCGACTTGCTCAAATCAAACAGGGAGGACCCTGCTCTCCTTGCTTTGCAAAAGAAGTTTTTGTCTTGA